One segment of Peromyscus leucopus breed LL Stock chromosome 5, UCI_PerLeu_2.1, whole genome shotgun sequence DNA contains the following:
- the LOC114703533 gene encoding acylcarnitine hydrolase-like: MEQKWLIEQNNPAVTSLFTGQDSSNPIRNTQTGQVKGSLVHLEDINMGVHTFLGIPFAKPPVGLLRFAPPEPPEPWNGVRDGTSYPAMCLQNITIMNSVSETMFKGTTPPPLSMSEDCLYLNIYSPAHASEGSNLPVMVWIHGGGLALGLASVYDGSKLAAIEDIVVVTIQYRLGVLGYFSTGDQHARGNWGYLDQVAALHWVQQNIAHFGGNPDQVTIFGESAGGLSVSSLVLSPLSKGLFHGAIMESGVATMPGFVSQSEVVYTMVANLSGCNQMDSESLVGCLRGKSEEEILDITKVFKIIPAVVDGEFFPRHPKELLVSADFQPVPSIIGVNNDEFGLDIPMYLFNIDTGEKMDREIIQAVLQSTPAQLMMSPGVAEILVEEYLGDTEDPEILLAQFKEMMEDFMFVAPALQIAHAQSPLAPVYFYEFRHVTNFFKDGRPPHVKADHDDEISFVFGSSFWGSKFDFTEEEELLSRKIMKYWANFARHGNPNSMDLPHWPVFNQDEQYLQLDIQPTVSYALKANRMQFWTKILPQKIQQLKDVGNKHTEL; this comes from the exons ATGGAACAAAAGTGGCTGATTGAGCAGAATAATCCAGCTGTCACCTCTTTATTTACAGGCCAGGACTCATCCAACCCCATCAGGAACACACAAACCGGACAGGTGAAAGGTAGCCTTGTCCACTTGGAGGATATCAACATGGGAGTCCACACCTTCCTGGGAATTCCCTTTGCCAAGCCACCTGTAGGACTTCTGCGTTTTGCTCCTCCTGAACCCCCTGAACCGTGGAATGGTGTGAGGGATGGAACTTCTTATCCTGCCAT GTGTCTACAGAATATCACTATAATGAATTCAGTAAGCGAGACCATGTTCAAAGGCACCACACCTCCTCCTCTTTCTATGTCTGAAGACTGCCTGTACCTCAACATCTACTCACCTGCTCATGCTTCTGAGGGCTCCAACCTACCT GTGATGGTATGGATCCATGGTGGAGGACTCGCTTTGGGCTTGGCTTCTGTGTATGATGGATCAAAGCTAGCAGCCATTGAGGACATCGTGGTGGTCACCATCCAGTACCGACTGGGTGTCCTAGGTTACTTCAG CACTGGAGATCAGCATGCCAGAGGCAACTGGGGCTACCTGGACCAAGTGGCCGCCCTGCACTGGGTCCAGCAGAACATCGCCCACTTTGGAGGCAACCCTGACCAGGTCACTATTTTTGGCGAGTCAGCAGGTGGCTTGAGTGTGTCTTCACTTGTTTTGTCCCCATTGTCCAAAGGACTCTTCCATGGAGCCATTATGGAGAGTGGAGTGGCCACAATGCCTGGTTTCGTCTCTCAGTCTGaggtggtctacaca ATGGTGGCCAACCTCTCTGGATGTAATCAGATGGACTCAGAGTCCCTGGTGGGCTGTCTGAGAGGCAAGAGTGAAGAGGAGATTCTGGATATCACTAAG GTCTTCAAGATCATCCCTGCTGTGGTGGATGGGGAGTTCTTTCCCAGGCACCCTAAGGAGCTGTTGGTCTCTGCTGATTTTCAACCTGTCCCCAGCATCATAGGTGTCAACAATGATGAGTTTGGCTTGGACATCCCAATG TACCTGTTCAACATTGATACtggggaaaaaatggacagaGAAATCATTCAGGCTGTTCTTCAGAGCACACCAGCACAACTG ATGATGTCTCCTGGTGTTGCTGAAATTCTGGTAGAGGAGTATTTGGGAGACACTGAAGACCCTGAGATTCTCCTAGCACAGTTCAAGGAGATGATGGAAGACTTCATGTTTGTGGCCCCTGCCTTGCAAATAGCACATGCTCAGA GTCCTCTTGCCCCTGTCTACTTCTATGAGTTCCGGCACGTAACCAACTTTTTCAAAGATGGAAGGCCACCTCATGTGAAGGCTGACCATGATGATGAGATTTCCTTTGTCTTTGGATCCTCCTTCTGGGGCAGCAAAT TTGACTTcactgaggaggaggagctgctgaGCAGGAAGATAATGAAGTACTGGGCCAACTTTGCAAGACATGG GAACCCCAACAGCATGGACCTGCCCCACTGGCCTGTGTTTAACCAGGATGAACAGTATCTGCAGCTGGACATCCAGCCTACTGTGAGCTATGCTCTGAAGGCCAACAGGATGCAGTTCTGGACCAAGATTCTGCCCCAGAAGATCCAGCAGCTGAAGGATGTTGGGAACAAGCACACAGAGCTGTAG